The following nucleotide sequence is from Halapricum desulfuricans.
CCCCAGAGTTCGGCCGGCAGGTCGAGGCGGCCGACGACGAACTCGCTCGCGACCATCCCGATCACGATGTAAAAGGGGATGACCGACTGGCCGAGCCGGTCGGCCAGCCAGCCGACGGCCGCGATCGAGGCGAACATCAGCCCGACTTCGAGCAGACTGGCCACGCGAGATCACCCGCTGTTCCGTCCCGCGCTCATGTGTCACCGGCCAGCAACCGCTCGAAGGCCTCGCAGTTCTCGCTCGTTCCGGTGACGACGACGGTGTCGCCTTCCAGGAGTTCGGTCTCCGGACCGGGACTCTCGACGGTCTCGCCGCCGCGCTCGATCGCGACGACGCTCACGCCCGTCTTCCGGCCGACGTGTGCGTCTCCGATCGTCGTCCCCGCCAGCGGCGAGCCGGGCTGGATCTCGTACCACTCCAGCAAGATTCCGCCGGGGAGGGTCGTCTCTCGCTTCTCGGCCTCGACCGGCTGGAAGTACGCCCCCTCGAGGATCGTCCCGACGGTCCGCGCGAGGTCGTCGGACAGTTCGAACAGCTTCTGTGAATCGGTATCCGCGTCCGGGCGCTTGAAGACCTCCCGTTTGCCGGTGTTGTGCGTGACGATCACGAGTTGCTCCCCGTCGAGTTCGACGACGTGTTTCTTTCCCACGCCGGGGAGTTCGCTCTCTTCGACGGTCATGGCTAGAGGCGTGGGGAAGTCAGCATAAAAAGACCCGGTCAACAACAGGACCGTCACCACCAGTGCGACTGGCGTGATCGGGCTCACATGTGGTCGGGCCAAATAAAGATATATCAGCAGTATACGCGAACATGCACACAATGGCTTCAGAAGCCGGCGAGGGGTATATCTCTACGCTCGTCGTCACGGCCGACCGGGAGTTCGCCGCCACATGTCAGACTCAGCTCCCCTCACATGCCGATATCGACGTCACGATCGTCGAAACGGTCGGAAAAGCGATCGACGTCATCATCTCTCGTGACCGCCTCGACTGTATCATCAGCGACCACGACCTCCCGGACACCGACGGGATCGCGTTTCTCGAGGTCGTCAGAGCCCAGACACCAACGCTCCCGTTCGTCCTCTTTACCAGCCACGGGAGCGAG
It contains:
- a CDS encoding cation:proton antiporter regulatory subunit — protein: MTVEESELPGVGKKHVVELDGEQLVIVTHNTGKREVFKRPDADTDSQKLFELSDDLARTVGTILEGAYFQPVEAEKRETTLPGGILLEWYEIQPGSPLAGTTIGDAHVGRKTGVSVVAIERGGETVESPGPETELLEGDTVVVTGTSENCEAFERLLAGDT